In Papaver somniferum cultivar HN1 chromosome 1, ASM357369v1, whole genome shotgun sequence, a genomic segment contains:
- the LOC113353935 gene encoding uncharacterized protein DDB_G0284459-like — protein MESEKRSSHRSGSEYFICFTARNSSSMKISSKSIQSPGRHSGKFGESSASLSSSLSRRLRSNGSIKRSPMFPTGSQKKKGSSLETTAAEPSSPKVTCIGQVRVKTKKQGQKFRRRSKRKGDLSFRKTEQNHQQPQECLPHRNQRWVHLPLSICEALKTFGAEFNCLLPCTKSYSCLTGEKSDQKKRNGRQTTERNNSSCRQVFANWVMTGLHENDQNEMNMDNNDNEMELVVSRREDEMRRVKKREEMIGEIEMQILEEKRASICRSEVEEEEEGRVSICIPPKNALLLMRCRSEPFRNSALANRFWESPIQNKEEEEIYPQREAVIVVEEDDTDDRESDAEEEEVEDDTGDEPEDENELKSGLEEENFCKTPEKEENADISLDEHHGKKYQDIEEETQVIFTEDEVIDNGSAIEPLVEVDILKIEECEEESIIQVKEQELILELSEEGIESRRPSISSGRVSFSSCTKSIHEEEETEQCPEQVKMAVFEETVKQEKVAEPRISVEKRETMEINKQGDEEVVEELKSKEREKGDHELPDCLLLMMCEPKLSMEVSKETWVCSTDFIKFRPERKLIQNNGGDNDHPKKRNSTDSKGRLSTDSKSRLSTDSNPSHGRPPLHSKHQKPPTPPRRSISKPTPPPPPAEVVPPIEVSTSPSSMATMIEQKFVHAVAYEPFVLTRCKSEPLRSSAKLAPEACFWKSMKLEPHTQGPPNLGVGAATGIGF, from the coding sequence ATGGAATCTGAGAAAAGATCATCGCATAGAAGTGGTAGTGAATACTTCATATGTTTTACAGCAAGAAATTCATCTTCCAtgaaaatatcttcaaaatcaaTTCAAAGTCCAGGAAGACACAGTGGAAAATTTGgagaatcttcagcttcattatCTTCTTCATTAAGCAGAAGGTTAAGAAGCAATGGAAGTATTAAGCGTTCACCAATGTTTCCAACTGGAAGTCAGAAGAAAAAAGGTTCATCTTTAGAAACAACCGCGGCAGAACCATCGTCACCAAAAGTTACTTGTATTGGTCAAGTTCGTGTCAAAACAAAGAAGCAGGGTCAAAAATTTAGAAGAAGATCAAAAAGAAAAGGTGATTTAAGTTTTAGAAAAACGGAACAGAATCATCAACAGCCGCAAGAATGTTTACCACATAGAAATCAAAGATGGGTTCATCTTCCATTATCAATTTGTGAAGCCTTAAAAACCTTTGGGGCTGAGTTTAATTGCTTATTACCTTGTACTAAGTCTTATTCATGTTTAACAGGGGAGAAATCTGATCAGAAGAAGAGAAATGGAAGACAAACTACAGAAAGGAATAATAGTTCTTGTAGACAAGTTTTTGCAAATTGGGTTATGACTGGTTTGCATGAAAATGATCAGAATGAGATGAATATGGATAATAATGATAATGAGATGGAGTTAGTGGTGagcagaagagaagatgaaatgagaagAGTGAAGAAACGAGAAGAAATGATCGGTGAaattgagatgcagatcttagaagAGAAAAGGGCAAGTATCTGTAGGAGtgaggttgaagaagaagaagagggaagGGTTAGTATTTGCATTCCACCTAAAAATGCTCTGTTATTGATGCGATGCAGATCTGAGCCTTTTAGGAATTCTGCTCTTGCTAATCGTTTCTGGGAGTCTCCTatacaaaataaagaagaagaagaaatttatccaCAAAGAGAAGCAGTAATAGTAGTTGAAGAAGATGATACAGATGATCGTGAAAGtgatgctgaagaagaagaagtggaagatGATACGGGTGATGAACCTGAAGATGAAAATGAACTGAAATCAGGATTAGAAGAAGAGAATTTCTGTAAAACCCCAGAAAAGGAAGAAAATGCAGATATTTCGTTAGACGAACATCATGGAAAGAAATATCAAGATATTGAAGAAGAAACACAGGTCATATTTACAGAAgatgaggtaattgataatggTTCTGCTATTGAACCACTCGTTGAAGTAGATATTCTTAAAATAGAGGAATGTGAAGAAGAGTCCATAATTCAAGTGAAAGAACAAGAACTGATACTGGAATTGAGTGAAGAAGGAATAGAAAGTAGAAGACCAAGTATTTCTTCCGGAAGAGTTAGTTTTTCTTCATGTACAAAATCTATCCACGAGGAAGAAGAAACAGAGCAATGCCCAGAACAAGTGAAAATGGCAGTTTTTGAAGAAACGGTCAAACAAGAAAAAGTTGCCGAACCAAGAATTTCTGTTGAAAAGAGAGAAACCATGGAAATCAACAAACAGGGAGATGAAGAAGTAGTAGAAGAATTGAAGTCaaaggagagagaaaagggtGATCATGAATTACCAGATTGTTTATTATTAATGATGTGTGAACCAAAATTATCAATGGAGGTTTCGAAAGAAACATGGGTTTGTAGTACTGATTTCATCAAATTTCGACCGGAAAGAAAACTTATTCAAAACAATGGTGGAGATAATGATCATCCAAAGAAACGAAACAGTACTGATTCAAAGGGTAGACTCAGTACCGATTCAAAGAGTCGACTCAGTACTGACTCTAATCCAAGTCATGGCCGTCCACCACTGCATAGTAAACATCAAAAACCACCAACACCACCGAGAAGATCTATCTCTAAACCTACACCGCCGCCGCCACCTGCTGAAGTTGTGCCACCTATTGAAGTCTCTACATCACCATCATCAATGGCGACGATGATAGAGCAGAAATTTGTCCACGCTGTAGCGTACGAACCGTTCGTACTAACAAGGTGCAAGTCCGAGCCATTGAGATCTTCAGCTAAGTTAGCTCCAGAAGCTTGTTTTTGGAAAAGTATGAAGCTTGAACCTCACACTCAAGGTCCTCCGAATCTTGGCGTTGGCGCAGCTACTGGTATCGGCTTCTAA